One Endozoicomonas gorgoniicola DNA window includes the following coding sequences:
- a CDS encoding outer membrane lipoprotein produces the protein MTNKIKQAGLAVLIAVSLTGCMSDLTGTTYSSSEARQMQIVRFGTVAEARFVKLEGTEGEIGTLAGGATGAVLGSQIGGRNEGIIGGIAGAVAGGVLGHMAEKKLTEKQGVEITVRLEDGSYVSVVQQHDPAAPFNAGDRVKVLTQGTTSRVVRVQ, from the coding sequence ATGACCAACAAAATCAAACAGGCAGGCCTTGCCGTTCTTATAGCTGTCTCCCTGACCGGGTGTATGTCCGATTTGACGGGTACGACCTATTCCAGCAGTGAAGCCCGGCAGATGCAGATCGTACGTTTTGGTACGGTCGCGGAAGCACGGTTTGTAAAGCTTGAGGGTACAGAAGGCGAGATCGGCACCTTGGCTGGTGGTGCAACCGGTGCGGTACTCGGCTCCCAGATTGGTGGGCGCAACGAAGGCATCATTGGCGGTATTGCCGGTGCTGTCGCCGGGGGCGTCCTCGGTCATATGGCTGAGAAGAAGCTGACCGAGAAACAAGGCGTTGAAATCACCGTGCGCCTGGAAGATGGTTCCTATGTGTCTGTCGTTCAGCAGCATGATCCGGCAGCGCCTTTTAATGCGGGGGATCGTGTGAAGGTGCTGACCCAGGGGACAACCAGTCGGGTGGTTCGTGTTCAGTAG
- the purL gene encoding phosphoribosylformylglycinamidine synthase — protein MLILRGAPALSPFRSKKLLETLQNAIPEVSGVFADYQHFIQSSEALSEQELAVLEQLLTYGPRQTTKSLHKSTYTETLLLVVPRPGTISPWSSKASDIAHNCGLNKIQRIERGVAYYITAEEGLSELQVQKAGGLIHDRMTEAVLNNLEAAESLFAESEPAPLTAVDILDGDRKALEQANQSLGLALADDEIDYLLESYRKLERNPTDVELMMFAQANSEHCRHKIFNASWTIDGQKQDHSLFQMIRNTHAMNSEGVLSAYKDNASVIKGSKAGRFFPNSETKAYDYHQEDIHILMKVETHNHPTAIAPWAGAATGSGGEIRDEGATGRGSKPKAGLTGFTVSNLNIPGYKQPWEKGYGKPDRIVSALDIMIEGPLGGAGFNNEFGRPNLCGYFRTYEQSAKAATGEEVRGYHKPIMLAGGLGNIRADHVEKGEIPVGAKLIVLGGPAMQIGLGGGAASSMTSGEGQEDLDFASVQRDNPEMERRCQEVIDQCWQLGDDNPIAFIHDVGAGGLSNALPELVSDGDRGGRFQMRNILNDEPGMSPLALWCNESQERYVMAVAPENMELFEAICQRERCLYAVVGEATEEKHLLVEDSHFDNNPVDMPLDVLLGKPPRMHRDVESAAVKQDAIDLSGITLEEASERVLKLPSVASKSFLITIGDRTVTGQVARDQMVGPWQVPVANCAVTTTSFDTFTGEAMSMGERTPVAIIDGPASGRMAIGEAITNIASARIEKLGDIKLSANWMAPAGHPGEDEKLYETVKAVGIELCPELGVAIPVGKDSMSMRTSWKDGDKDKSVTSPLSLVISAFAPVTDVRKTVTPQLRLDKGDTRLLLIDLGRGKNRLGGSALAQVFAQIGDDAADVDSAADLKGFFNAVQILMEQDLLLAYHDRADGGLFATLAEMAFAGRAGMDIHLEKIAQSVDEILPALFNEELGAVLQVRAEDKGRVKDILAAAGLGDCTHTIGTLRDDQRVNLLFKDETLISESRVKYQRWWAETSYRIQALRDNPECARQEFDNLLDDRDSGLHASLPFDINNDVAAPFIATGVRPQVAILREQGVNGHVEMAAAFDKAGFTAVDVHMSDILSGRRQLDEFRGLVACGGFSYGDVLGAGEGWAKSILFNPLGREQFAAFFDRKDSFTLGVCNGCQMLSNLHELIPGADLWPHFVRNQSEQFEARVAMVEVQKNNSIFLRGMEGARMPIAVAHGEGHAEFGKPDHIERLQEAGQLALRYVDNQGRVTERYPYNPNGSPKGITGLTSADGRVTIMMPHPERVFRTVQNSWHPDNWQDDAPWMRMFRNARTWVD, from the coding sequence ATGCTGATATTGCGTGGTGCTCCCGCTCTTTCTCCGTTTCGCAGCAAAAAATTGCTGGAAACCTTACAAAACGCTATTCCGGAAGTGTCGGGGGTCTTTGCTGACTACCAACACTTCATTCAGAGCAGTGAGGCGCTGTCTGAACAGGAACTGGCAGTTCTCGAACAACTGTTGACCTATGGTCCCCGGCAGACAACCAAGAGTTTGCACAAAAGTACCTACACTGAAACACTGCTACTGGTTGTTCCCCGTCCCGGCACTATTTCCCCGTGGTCCAGTAAGGCATCTGATATTGCCCATAACTGTGGCCTGAACAAAATTCAGCGTATTGAGCGTGGTGTCGCCTATTACATTACCGCTGAAGAAGGGCTGAGTGAGTTGCAGGTTCAGAAAGCTGGTGGGCTGATTCATGACCGAATGACGGAAGCGGTACTGAATAACCTGGAAGCTGCCGAATCCCTGTTTGCAGAATCCGAACCCGCTCCTCTGACTGCCGTAGACATTCTTGATGGGGACAGAAAGGCTCTGGAACAGGCGAACCAGTCACTGGGACTGGCGCTGGCAGACGATGAGATTGATTATCTGCTCGAGAGCTATAGAAAGCTGGAACGAAACCCGACCGATGTGGAACTGATGATGTTTGCCCAGGCAAACTCTGAACATTGTCGCCATAAGATTTTCAATGCCTCCTGGACCATCGACGGACAGAAGCAGGATCACTCCCTGTTTCAGATGATTCGCAACACCCACGCTATGAATAGTGAGGGTGTGCTGTCTGCCTATAAAGACAATGCTTCCGTTATTAAAGGTTCTAAAGCCGGGCGCTTCTTTCCGAACTCTGAAACCAAAGCCTACGACTACCATCAGGAAGACATCCATATCCTGATGAAAGTAGAAACTCACAACCACCCTACTGCCATTGCCCCCTGGGCCGGTGCAGCAACCGGCTCGGGTGGTGAAATTCGTGACGAAGGTGCGACGGGGCGAGGCTCCAAACCTAAAGCGGGCCTGACCGGTTTTACCGTTTCCAACCTGAATATTCCCGGCTACAAACAGCCATGGGAAAAAGGCTATGGCAAGCCTGACCGGATCGTATCGGCCCTGGATATCATGATTGAGGGTCCACTGGGCGGTGCGGGTTTTAACAATGAATTTGGTCGTCCGAACCTGTGTGGTTACTTTCGTACCTACGAACAGTCAGCCAAAGCAGCCACTGGCGAAGAAGTGCGTGGCTACCATAAGCCCATTATGCTGGCTGGTGGTCTGGGTAATATCCGCGCTGATCATGTGGAAAAGGGTGAAATCCCTGTGGGTGCCAAACTGATTGTTCTGGGTGGTCCGGCCATGCAGATTGGCCTGGGCGGTGGGGCCGCTTCCTCAATGACCTCTGGTGAGGGACAGGAAGACCTGGATTTTGCCAGTGTGCAGCGTGATAACCCGGAAATGGAACGCCGCTGTCAGGAAGTGATCGATCAGTGCTGGCAGCTGGGTGACGACAACCCCATTGCCTTTATCCATGATGTGGGTGCGGGTGGTCTGTCCAATGCTCTGCCGGAACTGGTCAGTGATGGTGACCGGGGCGGTCGTTTCCAGATGCGGAACATTCTGAACGACGAACCGGGTATGTCCCCTCTGGCGCTGTGGTGCAACGAATCTCAGGAACGTTATGTGATGGCGGTGGCTCCGGAAAATATGGAGCTGTTTGAAGCCATCTGTCAGCGCGAACGCTGCCTTTATGCGGTAGTGGGTGAAGCCACCGAAGAAAAACACCTGCTGGTTGAGGATTCTCACTTTGACAATAATCCGGTAGATATGCCTCTGGATGTTCTGTTGGGTAAACCACCCCGTATGCACAGGGATGTGGAATCCGCTGCTGTTAAACAGGATGCCATTGACCTGAGCGGCATTACCCTGGAAGAAGCCAGCGAACGTGTTCTGAAGCTGCCTTCTGTGGCCAGCAAGAGTTTTCTGATCACCATCGGTGACCGAACCGTTACCGGTCAGGTTGCCCGTGACCAGATGGTGGGACCCTGGCAGGTGCCGGTTGCCAACTGTGCGGTAACGACGACCTCGTTTGACACCTTTACCGGTGAAGCCATGTCCATGGGAGAGCGAACTCCCGTAGCCATTATTGATGGCCCGGCTTCTGGTCGAATGGCTATAGGTGAAGCGATTACCAACATTGCTTCTGCCCGAATTGAAAAACTGGGTGATATCAAACTGTCCGCCAACTGGATGGCACCAGCGGGACACCCGGGCGAAGACGAAAAGCTGTATGAAACCGTAAAAGCAGTGGGGATAGAGCTGTGTCCTGAGCTGGGTGTTGCCATTCCTGTGGGTAAAGACTCCATGTCCATGCGTACCAGCTGGAAAGACGGCGATAAAGACAAGAGCGTGACATCGCCATTGTCTCTGGTGATTTCAGCCTTCGCTCCGGTCACTGATGTTCGCAAAACGGTCACGCCTCAGTTGCGTCTGGACAAGGGGGACACCCGCCTGCTGCTGATTGACCTTGGTCGCGGTAAGAATCGACTCGGCGGTTCAGCGCTGGCTCAGGTATTTGCGCAGATTGGTGATGATGCCGCTGATGTTGATTCAGCTGCTGACCTGAAAGGCTTCTTCAACGCCGTTCAAATCCTGATGGAACAGGATTTATTGCTGGCTTATCACGACCGTGCTGACGGCGGTCTGTTTGCGACTCTGGCTGAAATGGCCTTTGCCGGTCGTGCCGGTATGGACATTCATCTGGAAAAAATAGCTCAGTCCGTTGACGAAATCCTGCCTGCACTGTTCAACGAAGAACTGGGTGCGGTGCTGCAGGTTCGTGCGGAAGATAAAGGCCGGGTTAAGGATATTCTTGCGGCAGCCGGCCTGGGCGACTGCACTCACACGATTGGTACCCTTCGTGATGACCAGCGTGTGAACCTGCTGTTCAAAGACGAGACTCTGATCTCTGAAAGCCGTGTGAAATATCAGCGCTGGTGGGCAGAAACCAGCTATCGCATCCAGGCTCTGCGCGATAATCCGGAATGCGCCCGTCAGGAGTTCGATAATCTGCTGGACGACAGGGACAGTGGCCTGCATGCTTCCCTGCCGTTTGATATCAACAATGATGTTGCAGCACCTTTTATTGCCACGGGAGTTCGCCCTCAGGTCGCTATTCTGAGGGAGCAGGGTGTCAACGGTCATGTGGAAATGGCAGCAGCCTTTGATAAAGCAGGCTTTACCGCTGTTGATGTTCACATGAGTGACATCCTCAGCGGTCGCCGCCAGCTGGACGAGTTCAGAGGTTTGGTGGCTTGTGGCGGCTTCTCTTACGGAGATGTACTCGGTGCGGGTGAAGGCTGGGCTAAATCCATCCTGTTTAATCCGCTCGGACGTGAGCAGTTTGCTGCCTTTTTTGATCGGAAAGACAGTTTTACTCTGGGTGTATGTAACGGTTGTCAGATGTTATCTAACCTCCATGAGCTGATCCCCGGTGCTGACCTGTGGCCTCATTTTGTCCGCAACCAGTCCGAGCAGTTTGAAGCCCGGGTCGCCATGGTTGAGGTGCAGAAGAACAATTCCATCTTCCTGCGTGGCATGGAAGGTGCCCGTATGCCGATAGCTGTAGCTCATGGTGAAGGGCATGCCGAATTCGGTAAGCCTGATCATATTGAGCGATTGCAGGAAGCGGGTCAGCTGGCTCTGCGCTATGTGGATAATCAGGGTCGGGTCACTGAACGTTATCCGTATAATCCCAATGGCTCTCCTAAGGGCATTACCGGCCTGACCTCTGCCGATGGCCGTGTAACGATCATGATGCCTCACCCTGAGCGAGTGTTCAGAACCGTTCAGAACAGCTGGCACCCTGATAACTGGCAGGATGATGCACCCTGGATGCGAATGTTCCGCAATGCGCGAACCTGGGTGGATTAA
- the tadA gene encoding tRNA adenosine(34) deaminase TadA — MLGKTDSGKTSSGKTSSGTTSTGKSASENTDSVWMQEALSEAYKGWEKQEVPVGAVIVHNGEIIARAHNQPISGCNPVAHAEILVLQQAARALGNYRLVDCDLYVTLEPCTMCAGAIIHSRIRRVIFGACEPKSGAVVSVTQVLDQPQMNYRVEVTQGVLQDECSEMMSAFFRERRRQKKEERKRLRLC, encoded by the coding sequence GTGTTAGGAAAAACTGATAGCGGCAAAACGAGTAGCGGCAAAACCAGTAGCGGCACAACGAGTACCGGCAAAAGTGCCAGTGAAAATACAGATAGTGTCTGGATGCAGGAAGCCCTGTCTGAGGCTTACAAGGGCTGGGAAAAACAGGAAGTACCGGTAGGGGCTGTAATTGTTCATAACGGTGAAATCATTGCCCGCGCCCATAATCAGCCTATTTCCGGGTGTAATCCGGTGGCCCATGCCGAGATTCTGGTTTTGCAGCAGGCGGCCAGAGCGTTGGGTAACTACCGGCTGGTGGATTGCGACCTGTATGTCACTCTTGAACCCTGCACCATGTGCGCAGGTGCTATTATTCATAGCCGCATTCGCAGGGTAATCTTTGGTGCCTGTGAGCCCAAGTCTGGTGCTGTTGTCAGTGTCACACAGGTGCTGGATCAGCCCCAGATGAATTACCGGGTGGAAGTGACCCAGGGTGTATTACAGGATGAATGCAGCGAAATGATGTCGGCTTTTTTCAGGGAACGACGGCGGCAGAAGAAAGAAGAAAGGAAACGTTTGCGGTTATGTTAG
- a CDS encoding type III secretion system chaperone, translated as MSYKQNVEENLQHFAESIGLGELSLNEHDACGLCFDDTLIVNMEYLEEDEALVFVSSVKPMDAHDDARTQLFEKLLSLNLQHHSMQGAFVALNHDKTEVLLIRSMLASSDYGNFESTLEKFVNTLEWIVSEVDNVDENSTPAAGTSAPQPGPGGPGDMGMMV; from the coding sequence ATGTCTTACAAGCAGAACGTCGAAGAGAATCTGCAGCATTTTGCCGAGAGCATTGGCCTTGGTGAACTCAGTCTGAACGAACATGACGCCTGCGGCCTCTGTTTCGATGACACTCTTATCGTGAATATGGAGTACCTCGAAGAAGACGAAGCTCTGGTCTTTGTTTCCTCGGTTAAACCCATGGACGCCCACGACGATGCCCGCACCCAGCTGTTCGAAAAACTGCTCTCCCTGAATCTCCAGCATCACAGCATGCAGGGCGCTTTCGTTGCCCTGAACCATGACAAAACGGAAGTTCTGTTGATTCGCTCCATGCTGGCTTCCAGCGACTACGGTAACTTTGAATCCACTCTGGAAAAATTTGTAAACACTCTGGAATGGATTGTGTCTGAAGTGGACAACGTTGACGAAAACAGTACTCCGGCAGCAGGCACCTCTGCACCACAGCCTGGCCCGGGCGGTCCCGGCGACATGGGCATGATGGTCTAA
- the sctN gene encoding type III secretion system ATPase SctN, producing MPEALKYLTDALESAVGGERLVDIRGRVTEVQGMIIKAAVPGVKIGELCELITPGEEQASYAEVVGFQGHETVLSPMGEIMGISSTTEVIPTGKVHHVGVGPHLLGHVLDGMGDPLDKTAFDDIEPETYYPVYADSPDPMTRKIIDKPLPLGLRVLDGILTCGEGQRMGIFAAAGGGKSTLLSMLVKGAEVDVTVLALIGERGRELREFIEHDLGPEGVKKSVIIVATSDKSSMERAKAAYTATAVAEYFRDKGKRVLLLMDSVTRFARAQREIGLAAGEPPTRRGFPPSVFATLPKLMERAGMSHTGSITALYTVLVEGDDMTEPVADETRSILDGHIILSRKLAAANHYPAIDVLSSASRVMNAITPEEHKAAAGRLRELLAKFEEIELLVKVGEYKQGSDAVADEALQKINNIRNFLKQRTDELTPYDDTIQLLRQVVGV from the coding sequence TTGCCAGAAGCATTAAAGTATCTGACCGATGCCCTTGAAAGCGCTGTAGGCGGTGAGCGACTGGTGGATATTCGAGGCCGGGTGACCGAAGTACAGGGCATGATCATCAAAGCAGCCGTTCCCGGTGTCAAAATCGGTGAGCTGTGTGAGCTGATCACTCCGGGTGAAGAACAGGCCAGCTATGCAGAAGTAGTTGGCTTTCAGGGACATGAAACCGTTCTTTCTCCCATGGGTGAAATCATGGGCATCTCCTCAACCACAGAAGTGATTCCGACCGGCAAAGTTCATCATGTGGGTGTTGGCCCTCACCTGTTGGGGCATGTGCTGGATGGCATGGGCGATCCGCTGGATAAAACCGCATTCGATGATATTGAGCCAGAAACTTACTACCCGGTCTACGCCGACAGTCCGGATCCCATGACCCGCAAAATTATCGACAAACCATTGCCTCTTGGTCTTCGGGTTCTCGATGGCATCCTGACCTGTGGCGAAGGGCAGAGGATGGGCATCTTTGCCGCAGCCGGTGGTGGTAAGTCCACCCTGCTTTCGATGCTGGTCAAAGGTGCCGAAGTGGATGTCACCGTACTCGCGCTGATCGGTGAACGGGGACGGGAACTGAGAGAATTTATCGAGCACGACCTGGGACCTGAAGGCGTAAAAAAATCAGTCATCATCGTTGCAACGTCCGACAAGTCATCAATGGAACGCGCCAAAGCGGCCTATACCGCAACCGCCGTGGCGGAATATTTCAGGGATAAAGGCAAACGGGTTCTTTTGTTGATGGATTCCGTCACTCGTTTCGCCCGGGCTCAGCGTGAAATCGGACTGGCAGCGGGCGAACCGCCAACCCGCCGGGGTTTTCCTCCTTCCGTTTTTGCCACCCTGCCAAAGCTGATGGAGCGCGCGGGCATGTCCCACACAGGTTCCATTACCGCCCTCTACACCGTTCTGGTGGAAGGTGATGATATGACCGAACCTGTAGCGGACGAAACACGATCGATTCTGGATGGACACATCATCCTGTCCAGAAAGCTGGCAGCCGCTAACCATTACCCGGCTATTGATGTGCTGTCCAGTGCAAGTCGTGTTATGAACGCCATCACGCCTGAAGAACACAAAGCAGCAGCAGGGCGCTTACGGGAACTGCTGGCAAAATTTGAGGAGATTGAACTGCTGGTGAAAGTTGGGGAATACAAACAGGGCTCTGACGCCGTTGCCGATGAAGCGCTGCAGAAAATCAACAATATCCGCAACTTCCTCAAACAGCGCACCGACGAACTCACCCCCTACGATGACACCATTCAGCTGCTCAGGCAGGTGGTGGGTGTCTGA
- the sctO gene encoding type III secretion protein yields MLHELLKVKQIREKSAHDEVQKRKYRLEETHQAVERAKQEFHDYVQWRGKEEQRLYDNIINMEVKQNDLDLLKQKIGLLREKDVLLEQAIAEARKKVADAEAALEEAREEHAKAIQAVQKFEEFTAVLDEDAAKEAARLEDLEMEEFTVRPRH; encoded by the coding sequence ATGCTGCACGAACTACTGAAAGTTAAACAGATTCGTGAAAAGTCCGCCCACGATGAAGTCCAGAAGCGCAAATACCGCCTCGAAGAAACCCATCAAGCGGTAGAGCGTGCAAAACAAGAGTTCCATGATTATGTCCAGTGGCGCGGTAAAGAAGAGCAGCGGCTCTACGATAATATTATCAATATGGAAGTAAAACAGAACGATCTGGACCTGCTGAAACAGAAAATCGGTTTGCTGCGGGAAAAAGACGTTCTGCTGGAGCAGGCGATTGCCGAAGCCAGAAAGAAAGTCGCAGACGCCGAGGCTGCTCTTGAAGAAGCGCGGGAAGAACACGCTAAAGCGATTCAGGCAGTCCAGAAGTTTGAAGAATTTACTGCCGTCCTGGACGAAGACGCAGCCAAAGAAGCGGCTCGTCTGGAAGACCTGGAAATGGAAGAATTTACGGTCAGGCCCCGTCATTAA
- a CDS encoding type III secretion HpaP family protein: MDGVNQSSQPQASPPPDSSGNQQQVTERQADDFAKKMGKKKDSPKTADKEEMTLESLLASRSKKGSDAERLRGEHGSSRHDKGKQHEDVDTLSALTGNEKQEHPLHTTREVQAPTSVTDIKAIDKVSGPKEINEVINKLVDKIHVSAKDSINGAEVRITMKENILPGTEIRIQRMGGELTVTMNTTSADTHNFLAVNESSLLKSLNERFGDKVQVNINMSGGDQPGDGRSREQYEGEQEQDDNEG, translated from the coding sequence ATGGATGGAGTTAACCAAAGCAGCCAGCCACAAGCCAGTCCTCCCCCGGACTCATCAGGTAACCAGCAACAGGTAACCGAAAGGCAGGCCGACGACTTCGCCAAGAAAATGGGCAAAAAGAAAGACAGTCCCAAAACCGCAGACAAAGAAGAAATGACCCTTGAGAGCCTGCTGGCTTCCCGCAGCAAAAAAGGCTCTGATGCTGAGCGCCTGAGAGGCGAGCATGGTTCTTCCCGGCATGACAAGGGTAAACAGCATGAGGACGTCGATACCCTTTCTGCACTGACAGGCAATGAGAAGCAAGAACACCCTTTGCACACCACCCGTGAAGTTCAGGCACCAACGTCAGTCACGGACATAAAGGCCATTGATAAAGTCAGTGGTCCAAAAGAAATTAACGAAGTGATTAACAAACTGGTGGATAAGATCCACGTTTCTGCCAAGGACTCCATCAATGGTGCCGAAGTCCGTATTACCATGAAAGAAAACATCCTGCCCGGCACTGAAATTCGCATTCAGCGTATGGGGGGGGAGCTGACCGTCACCATGAATACCACGTCAGCAGACACCCATAACTTTCTGGCGGTGAATGAATCTTCTCTGCTGAAAAGCCTGAATGAACGCTTTGGCGACAAGGTGCAGGTTAACATCAATATGTCCGGCGGTGACCAGCCCGGAGACGGGCGCTCCCGGGAGCAGTATGAGGGAGAGCAGGAGCAGGATGATAACGAAGGCTGA
- the sctQ gene encoding type III secretion system cytoplasmic ring protein SctQ: MSTEPLAYQTLSTAQFELSRLLCHRQSVFTTEINQAEAELELCHQPADTLPSYTFHLELNGHPYQIYAGDSLLDSLLPGKLDHHGLNKLPDDLRIAVLTHTITPILQPLSERLGISWSLQEVKPTDSTNHPATLGMNIRQNTINTRIELLIDDLLLSILKAIPAHHPQQLPDIPFWATLEKGQTRLPFSELKTLEAGDIVFLDQHINDDQVIVRINQRTAFLGEIANTGVSILQRHQTMDEYEQEQALADAENGHEQEGPSEMSPADADVSVDLHDLPVTLMFEVGQQQLTLAELQGIQAGYIFELDRSVQQPVNVRANGKLIGHCELVQIENRLGARITHLHDQ, encoded by the coding sequence ATGTCCACAGAACCTCTGGCTTATCAGACCCTGTCAACGGCTCAGTTTGAACTGAGTCGTTTACTTTGTCATCGCCAAAGCGTTTTTACCACCGAAATCAACCAGGCTGAGGCAGAGCTTGAGCTGTGCCACCAGCCAGCCGATACACTGCCCTCCTATACCTTCCATCTGGAACTCAATGGCCACCCGTACCAAATTTATGCCGGTGACAGCCTGCTGGATTCACTATTGCCCGGTAAGCTGGATCATCATGGACTCAATAAATTACCCGACGATTTGCGCATCGCGGTACTGACCCACACCATAACGCCGATTCTTCAACCACTCTCTGAACGGTTAGGTATTTCCTGGTCACTGCAGGAAGTTAAGCCTACGGATTCGACAAATCATCCTGCCACACTGGGTATGAACATTCGCCAGAACACCATTAACACACGTATTGAGCTGCTGATCGATGATCTGCTGTTGTCCATACTGAAGGCGATTCCTGCTCATCATCCACAGCAATTGCCCGATATACCTTTCTGGGCGACTCTGGAAAAAGGGCAGACCCGATTGCCGTTCTCAGAGCTGAAAACGCTGGAAGCTGGCGATATTGTTTTTTTAGACCAGCACATCAACGACGATCAGGTCATTGTTCGTATCAACCAGCGCACCGCATTTCTGGGAGAGATCGCCAATACCGGAGTCAGCATCTTACAGAGGCATCAGACAATGGACGAATATGAGCAAGAACAGGCACTAGCCGACGCTGAGAATGGCCATGAACAGGAAGGGCCGTCAGAAATGTCGCCTGCCGATGCAGACGTCAGCGTTGACCTGCACGACCTGCCCGTCACCCTGATGTTTGAAGTCGGCCAGCAACAGCTCACCCTGGCAGAGCTGCAGGGCATTCAGGCAGGCTATATTTTTGAACTGGATCGCTCAGTCCAACAGCCCGTTAATGTTCGTGCCAATGGCAAGCTCATTGGTCACTGCGAACTGGTACAGATTGAAAATCGCCTCGGAGCACGCATCACTCACCTGCACGATCAGTAA
- the sctR gene encoding type III secretion system export apparatus subunit SctR encodes MESGILNLTSPFYLMIPLALMALIPFMAVMGTSFLKLVVVFSILRNATGLQQIPPNIAMNALAIILTLYIMAPVGYEMYERIQPETLNFEDLSWIETVQDGITPYREFLKANTTAEERNFFLKSARLLWPSRYQTELSADDLMILLPSFCISELTKAFQIGFLLYLPFIIIDLIVSNILLAMGMMMVSPMTISLPFKLLLFVLLEGWTRLIHSLVLSYS; translated from the coding sequence ATGGAAAGCGGTATACTGAACCTCACCAGCCCTTTTTATTTAATGATCCCATTGGCGCTTATGGCGCTGATTCCCTTTATGGCGGTCATGGGTACCTCTTTCCTGAAACTGGTTGTCGTCTTTTCCATTCTTCGAAACGCGACGGGTCTGCAGCAGATTCCCCCGAACATTGCCATGAATGCCCTGGCGATCATCCTGACACTGTACATTATGGCCCCGGTCGGTTACGAAATGTACGAGCGAATTCAGCCTGAAACCCTGAATTTTGAAGACCTGTCCTGGATCGAAACGGTTCAGGATGGCATCACCCCTTACCGGGAGTTCCTGAAAGCCAATACCACGGCAGAAGAGCGCAACTTTTTCCTGAAATCTGCCCGGCTTCTTTGGCCCAGCCGTTACCAGACAGAGTTGTCAGCCGATGACCTGATGATACTGCTGCCGTCGTTTTGTATCAGTGAACTGACCAAGGCGTTTCAGATCGGGTTTCTGCTGTATCTGCCGTTTATCATCATTGACCTGATTGTATCCAACATACTGCTGGCCATGGGTATGATGATGGTGTCGCCCATGACCATCTCCCTGCCCTTCAAACTGTTGTTATTTGTTTTGCTGGAAGGCTGGACAAGACTGATTCACAGCCTGGTACTCAGTTACAGCTAG
- the sctS gene encoding type III secretion system export apparatus subunit SctS, with protein MVDGEVIQLTAQALLLTLILSMPPIIAAAGVGLIISLVQALTQIQEQTLPFAFKLIAVIISIFATARWLGIEVYNYSLAIMTKIGTI; from the coding sequence ATGGTTGATGGTGAAGTGATACAGCTGACAGCTCAGGCACTACTGCTGACCCTGATCCTGTCCATGCCCCCCATCATTGCGGCGGCAGGCGTGGGCCTGATTATCAGCCTGGTGCAGGCGCTGACCCAGATTCAGGAACAGACCCTGCCCTTTGCGTTCAAGCTGATTGCCGTCATCATCAGTATTTTTGCCACCGCTCGATGGCTGGGTATTGAAGTGTATAACTATTCGCTGGCTATCATGACCAAAATTGGCACGATCTGA